One segment of Peromyscus leucopus breed LL Stock chromosome 5, UCI_PerLeu_2.1, whole genome shotgun sequence DNA contains the following:
- the LOC119088053 gene encoding basic salivary proline-rich protein 3-like, with product MAGSSNPNEKVGHKPKANPPRARAGSSSPGRPQTQSRPESVSGRWEQGRRARQKTKVGPGAQRGQAEAPPARSHRVQTRSLPGPCNQDAAAQDEARSVQRTAACGPPLPSSPEAGAGRPPACHTAAPGPAPGREVGPPARGVERLRWRGVRRRV from the coding sequence ATGGCCGGCAGCTCGAATCCGAACGAGAAGGTTGGGCACAAACCAAAGGCAAACCCTCCTCGGGCGCGGGCCGGTTCCTCCAGCCCCGGAAGGCCGCAGACACAGAGCCGCCCTGAGTCCGTGAGTGGCCGCTGGGAACAAGGCCGCCGCGCTCGGCAGAAAACGAAAGTCGGCCCCGGGGCCCAGCGGGGCCAGGCCGAGGCGCCGCCGGCTCGGTCCCATCGCGTCCAGACGCGAAGTCTCCCGGGGCCCTGCAACCAGGACGCCGCCGCGCAGGACGAAGCCAGGTCGGTCCAGCGGACGGCGGCGTGCGGCCCGCCACTCCCGAgcagcccagaggcaggagcgGGAAGGCCGCCCGCTTGCCACACCGCAGCTCCGGGCCCAGCGCCCGGCCGGGAAGTAGGGCCGCCCGCGCGCGGAGTGGAACGCCTGCGGTGGCGCGGAGTGAGACGCCGGGTGTAG